The nucleotide sequence ACGCGCGATGAGCCGCACGCCGACTTTCACAAATATCGCCGCCTGCACGTCATCGTTGGCGATGCCAACATGGCGGAGCTGTCCACCTATCTGAAGGTCGGCACGCTGGCGGTGGTGCTGGGGATGATCGAGGCCGGGGCGGAGTTTCCGTCCATGCAGCTCGACGACCCCGTGTGGGCGTTGAAGCAGGTCTCACGCGACCTGGAGTTGAAAGGCACGCTGAAGCGGGCCGACGGGCGGGCGACCTCCGCCCTCGAGATTCAACGCGCTTATTTAAAGGCCGCCATGGATTTTTACGCCTGCCACGAGTTGAACCAGATCACCAAGGACGTGCTGGTGCGCTGGGAGGAAGTGCTCGACAAGCTGGAGCAGGACCCGGTGCTGCTGGTGCGCGAGCTGGACTGGGTGGCAAAGCGGGAGATGATCCGGTCGTATATGGACCGTAAGGGATGTGGATGGGACGATCCCCGCCTAGCGATGCTTGATCTCCAATACCACGACGTCCGTCCTGAGAAGGGTTTGTACTACATGCTGGAGCGCGGTAACCATATCGACCGGCTGTTGTCGGAGGGCGAGATCGAGAAGGCCGAGCAGGTGCCACCGCCGGACACGCGGGCCTATTTCCGCGGCCAGTGTCTGAAGAAATTTTCTCAGGCTATCTATGCCGCGAGCTGGACGTCGGTGCTTTTCGACGTCGGCAATACGACGATCAAGCGGATTCCGTTGATGGATCCGCTGCGCGGGACCGAATCGCTGACCCGCGAGCTCATCGAGGAATCGGATTCGGCCGGCTCGTTGCTGGCCAAGCTGACGGCTTCATAGGGAGAGGATCGCGTGCCTCTGTTCAGCGATGATTACCATTCGAGTTTTTTCGATTACCTGGCCCAGTGCCGGCCCGATCTGACGCCAGCCGGACGGGGCTGGCATGCGCCGGGTGCTTCGAACGCGTCTGCCGATGAACATCGTGGGGCGACCGTGCCGCCGGTGGCGCACGGCACGACCGTGCTGGCCATCAAATATCGCGGCGGCGTGATCATCGCCGGGGATCGCCGCGCGACGGAAGGCTTCCAGATTGCGGATCGGCGCATCGAGAAGGTGTTCAAGATCGACGAGCATTCGGCGATGGCAATCGCCGGCGCAGCCGGGCCCTGCATCGAGATGGCCAGGCTCTTCCAGACGGAGCTGGAACATTACGAAAAGCTCGAGGGTCTGCCGCTGTCGTGCGAAGGCAAGGCCAACAAGCTGGGCCAGATGGTCAAGGCCAACCTGCCGATGGTGTTTCAGGGGCTGGTCGTCTTGCCATTGTATGTTGGGTTCGACGTCAAGCGGAACGAAGGCCGGATCTTCAAATATGACGTGACGGGCGGACGGTACGAGGAATCGGACTATCACGCGATCGGGTCAGGCGGAAAGGACGCGCGCAACGCCATGCGCGAGCATTTCAAAAAGGATCTGTCTGAGGGGGATGCGCTGAACATCGCGCTGCGGGCTCTTTACATGGCGTCCGACGAGGACGTCGGGACCGGGGGGCCGGATTTCGTGCGGGGTATCTATCCGACGGCCAAGCTGGTGGCCTCCGGAGGCATCTCCGATGTCGAGGAGCCCCGCATCCGTTCCGTGTACACCGCGTTGCTTGATGGGAAAAAAAGGGAAGGCTGACCAGGCCTATGCCGTCTTACGTGTCGCCTGAACAGGTGGGGAAGAAAAGCCGGAATATTCCGGCCGCCTGTTCGTCACAAGCGGTTCGGGAGATCTGACCATGCCAATGCCCTATTACGTGTCGCCCGAACAGGTGATGCAGGACAAGGCGGAATACGCCAAGAAAGGCATCGCCAAGGGCCGGTCGCTCATTGTGATGGAATATCAGGACGGGGTGCTGCTGGTGGCGGACAATCCAAGCGCGTCCCTCTATAAGATTTCAGAGGTCTACGACACGATCGCCTTCTCCGGCGCCGGTAAGTACAGCGAATTCGAAAATCTGCGCAAAGCCGGCATCCGCCACGCCGACCTCAAGGGCTTCATGTATAGCCGCGAGGACGTAACCGCGCGGGCGCTCGCCAATGCCTACTCGCAGACACTAGGCACAGTCTTCAGCCAGGAGCTCAAGCCGCTGGAGGTGGAGCTGCTGGTCGTCCAGGTGGGTGACAACGGGAAGTCCAACGAAATCTATCGCATTTCTTTCGACGGCAGTATCTTCGACGAGCGCGGCTATGCTGTGATCGGCGGTCGGTCTGACGCCGTGCAGATCTATCTCAAGGAGCGGTACAAACAGGCGCCGCCATTGAAGGAGGCCCTGTCCTTGTGCCTCAACGCGCTGGAAAGCGTCACTACTCAGAAGCTCCCACATGAGGGGCTCGAAATCGCCCTGCTTGCTCGCGAGCGCGTCGGGCGCAAGTTCCGTCGCCTCTCTCCCGCCGACACCACAAAACTTCTCGGCTGAGCGCGCGCTTTGGATCGGTCGTTCTGTTGAAGAACCCACAGGGCGGGTGTATGCTGAGACGTCGAGTTGGAGCGCCGTATGAAACCGAGAATTTTCGGCCTCGAAAATGAATACGGGCTGATCTTTTCTCCCAACGGGCGCATCTATCTCCCAATGGAGAAGGTGCTGGGCTACATCTTCGAGGGGCTGATTCCCAACAGCTGGCCTTCCAACGCCTTCCTCGTCAACGGCGCGCGGTTCTACCAGGACACCGGCTGCCATCCCGAATACTCTACCCCGGAGTGCGACAACATCCTGGACCTCGTCGTCCACGACAAGGCCGGTGAGCGTTTGCTGGAGGCCTGTCTGCCAGCGGCCGAGGAGCGGTTGCGCGAGGAAGGACTGTCCGGCGAGATCTACATCTTCAAAAACAATACAGATTCGCTGGGCAACACCTACGGCTGTCATGAGAACTATCTCATGCGACGCGACGTGGATTTCTGGAAAGTGACCGAGCAGCTGATTCCGTTTTTCGTGACGCGGCAGGTGTTTGCCGGGGCGGGGAAGGTGCTCAAGGTGTCCGGCAAGCCGCAGTATTTCGTCTCGCAACGCGCGCAGCATATCCACGAAAAGACCTCGTCGTCCACGACCTCCTCGCGCAGCATCATCAACACGCGCGACGAGCCGCATGCGGATGCCGAGCGATACCGCCGGCTGCACATCATCGTGGGCGATTCAAACATGTCCGAGTACGCGACCTACCTTAAGGTCGGCACGGCGTCGCTGGTGCTCTCGATGGTGGAGGACGGGTTCACCGTGGCCGGGATGGAATTGGAGGATCCGGTCAAGGCCATCCGGGAAATTTCTCGTGACCCGACGCTTACAAAAAAGGTCAAGCTCGATGACGGCCGGCAGATGAGCGGCCTCGAGATCCAGCGGACCTACTGGGAGCGGGCGCACCAGTACCTGGAGGCACAGCCGCACGATCAAGTCCTGCACGACGTGCATAAAAAGTGGGGGCAGTTGCTGGAGCAACTTGATGACGATCCGTCAAAATTATCCCGTGAGGTGGATTGGGTCAGCAAGCGCCTCCTGCTGCAGTCCTACGTCGAGAAAAAAGGCTGCAACTGGGACGACCCCAAGGTATTTTTGATGGACCTCCAGTATCATGACGTGAAACGGACGCGCGGGTTATACTACCTGATGGAGTCGCGCGGACTAGTTGAGCGGGCGGTGGATGAGGCGGCGATCCAAACCGCCATGTCGACCCCGCCGCAGACGACGCGGGCCAAGGTGCGCGGGGATTTCATCCGGTTCGCCCGCGCTAAAAATCGGTCCTACACGGTGGACTGGACCTATCTGAAACTCAACGGTTACTGGGAGGAGACGATCCTCTGCATGGATCCGTTCAGCTCGGTGAATCGCCGGGTGGAGGAATTGGTCTCGCAGGTGTCCGGGCCGAGGTTTTACCGATGAATCATGTGTGGCGGATCAAAGCCATCGCGGGCATGATGCTGCTGGCCAGTGTGTTTCCGGTCGACCTGTTTCCCAAGACGCCGCACGAGTCGCGCGGGGCTGACGGGCAGTACAGCGGCAAGCAAGGACAGGTGCTGCTGGTGGCAATCCCGGCCGGGTCGCAGGCCGATATCACGGGGCGATTTCTGGGGCGCACCATTCCGTTTTTTCCTGCTCCGGACGGCGATCCTCAGCGGGTCCTCGGCCTGCTTGGGATCGACATGGAGGAAAAGCCAGGGACGCATGAACTGGAAGTCGAAATCCACGAGGGCAAGACGACCCGAACGTTGAGTTACAGCGTGCTGGTCCTGAAGGAAAAGTATCCGGTTCAGCATCTGACCCTGCCCAGTGAGAAAGTCGATCTGGATGAGGCGAACCTTGTTCGGGTGAAGAACGAGCAGGAGCAGATTCGGAGCGTGTT is from Nitrospira sp. and encodes:
- a CDS encoding M23 family metallopeptidase, encoding MNHVWRIKAIAGMMLLASVFPVDLFPKTPHESRGADGQYSGKQGQVLLVAIPAGSQADITGRFLGRTIPFFPAPDGDPQRVLGLLGIDMEEKPGTHELEVEIHEGKTTRTLSYSVLVLKEKYPVQHLTLPSEKVDLDEANLVRVKNEQEQIRSVLHGMTGERYWTSSFVEPVQGDIAGAFGRTRIINGQARSPHNGEDIAAPLGTPVVAMNDGIARLTVDHFFSGKGVFIDHGLGLYTMYFHLSEVLVKDGEPVKQGQSIGKVGATGRATGPHLHLGVRLNGARVNPYALVKLPLDSTLQVLK
- a CDS encoding proteasome accessory factor PafA2 → MVRVLGTETEFGIAAKNVESFDPVAHSLQFIRHYPGLPAPQAIWDYENENPLLDARGFEVEGERERPEPEYNRLLNKPLANGGRLYVDGAHPEYSTPECTNPRQIVAFERAGERVMGACLHAMARARGAEQFLLYKNNSDGKGNSYGYHENYLLSRSVPFERIIQVLLPFLVTRPIYAGAGKVGSENQTERADYQMSQRADFFECLVDLNTMVKRPIINTRDEPHADFHKYRRLHVIVGDANMAELSTYLKVGTLAVVLGMIEAGAEFPSMQLDDPVWALKQVSRDLELKGTLKRADGRATSALEIQRAYLKAAMDFYACHELNQITKDVLVRWEEVLDKLEQDPVLLVRELDWVAKREMIRSYMDRKGCGWDDPRLAMLDLQYHDVRPEKGLYYMLERGNHIDRLLSEGEIEKAEQVPPPDTRAYFRGQCLKKFSQAIYAASWTSVLFDVGNTTIKRIPLMDPLRGTESLTRELIEESDSAGSLLAKLTAS
- the pafA gene encoding Pup--protein ligase, with the translated sequence MKPRIFGLENEYGLIFSPNGRIYLPMEKVLGYIFEGLIPNSWPSNAFLVNGARFYQDTGCHPEYSTPECDNILDLVVHDKAGERLLEACLPAAEERLREEGLSGEIYIFKNNTDSLGNTYGCHENYLMRRDVDFWKVTEQLIPFFVTRQVFAGAGKVLKVSGKPQYFVSQRAQHIHEKTSSSTTSSRSIINTRDEPHADAERYRRLHIIVGDSNMSEYATYLKVGTASLVLSMVEDGFTVAGMELEDPVKAIREISRDPTLTKKVKLDDGRQMSGLEIQRTYWERAHQYLEAQPHDQVLHDVHKKWGQLLEQLDDDPSKLSREVDWVSKRLLLQSYVEKKGCNWDDPKVFLMDLQYHDVKRTRGLYYLMESRGLVERAVDEAAIQTAMSTPPQTTRAKVRGDFIRFARAKNRSYTVDWTYLKLNGYWEETILCMDPFSSVNRRVEELVSQVSGPRFYR
- the prcA gene encoding proteasome subunit alpha, producing the protein MPMPYYVSPEQVMQDKAEYAKKGIAKGRSLIVMEYQDGVLLVADNPSASLYKISEVYDTIAFSGAGKYSEFENLRKAGIRHADLKGFMYSREDVTARALANAYSQTLGTVFSQELKPLEVELLVVQVGDNGKSNEIYRISFDGSIFDERGYAVIGGRSDAVQIYLKERYKQAPPLKEALSLCLNALESVTTQKLPHEGLEIALLARERVGRKFRRLSPADTTKLLG
- the prcB gene encoding proteasome subunit beta gives rise to the protein MFSDDYHSSFFDYLAQCRPDLTPAGRGWHAPGASNASADEHRGATVPPVAHGTTVLAIKYRGGVIIAGDRRATEGFQIADRRIEKVFKIDEHSAMAIAGAAGPCIEMARLFQTELEHYEKLEGLPLSCEGKANKLGQMVKANLPMVFQGLVVLPLYVGFDVKRNEGRIFKYDVTGGRYEESDYHAIGSGGKDARNAMREHFKKDLSEGDALNIALRALYMASDEDVGTGGPDFVRGIYPTAKLVASGGISDVEEPRIRSVYTALLDGKKREG